One genomic region from Balaenoptera acutorostrata chromosome 1, mBalAcu1.1, whole genome shotgun sequence encodes:
- the LOC102998087 gene encoding Golgi-associated RAB2 interactor protein 4-like encodes MTGDSLLPYHTAQSSTGVGLFNTTMGKLQQQLHKGEYDIFRYAPIFESDFIQITKRGDVIDVHNCVCMVTVGIASSSPVLPLPDIMLLARWATGCEEHAERSQATKGKSHKAAKTLELTRLLPLKFVRISAHNREKQQLRVKFATGRSCYLQLCPPLDAQEDLFAYWEKLIYLLRPPVDSHSSTYAIPAGDMIGMPVFEEEDGRSPAGEDFQGEWDQDQVSIRSLHMRSEVAGATSAAFAGGEGIQLDSHKPATVPDVATAKAKPTVLDKESASGATTKVETAWVAGGTAAGALSVAVIKSPAPEEQSTATAATASDGPGGSKTNIATGGTAGTSLRSRKTALAGAADNSQYASSTSTSLSPEAGRTAVGAEPTSETVRGRANKEDEGSLISTLPQEGQVSEQDGSSQRVSQARKGRRESREQWEEERALRSPSLCGSVESHHKAAGNKVIQKAAGRCSGGRRATRDDQKEKGHGSPGGSEQGTGHKGVSRAPITNEPRTSHKPGRSLSTASSGSATKRFSRISSFFRNIRASLTRKTAGSSRDKGVNILAKAVEGTRMEAIIETAESGQGLEITGGVTSEAMEPVTIEAHQ; translated from the coding sequence ATGACTGGGGACTCTCTGCTCCCGTATCACACGGCCCAGAGCAGCACCGGGGTGGGCCTGTTCAACACCACCATGGGGAAGCTGCAGCAGCAACTGCACAAGGGCGAATACGACATATTCAGGTACGCACCGATATTCGAGAGCGACTTTATCCAGATCACGAAGAGGGGAGACGTGATCGACGTGCACAACTGTGTCTGCATGGTGACCGTGGGCATCGCATCCAGCAGCCCCGTCCTCCCACTCCCAGACATCATGCTGCTGGCCCGATGGGCCACCGGCTGTGAAGAGCACGCTGAGCGCAGCCAGGCCACCAAGGGGAAGAGCCACAAGGCTGCAAAGACCTTAGAGCTCACCAGGCTCCTTCCCTTGAAGTTCGTGAGGATCTCCGCTCACAATCGTGAGAAACAACAGCTGCGCGTGAAGTTTGCCACTGGCCGCTCCTGCTACCTGCAGCTGTGTCCCCCTCTGGACGCGCAGGAAGACCTCTTTGCCTACTGGGAAAAGCTGATTTACCTCCTGCGACCACCAGTGGACAGTCACAGCAGCACCTATGCCATTCCAGCCGGGGACATGATCGGCATGCCTGTGTTCGAGGAGGAGGACGGGCggagcccggcaggggaggatttCCAAGGAGAGTGGGATCAGGACCAGGTCAGCATCAGGAGCCTCCACATGCGCTCTGAGGTGGCCGGGGCCACGTCTGCAGCgtttgctgggggggaggggatccaACTGGACTCCCACAAGCCCGCTACCGTGCCCGATGTGGCCACTGCAAAAGCAAAGCCTACGGTGCTTGACAAAGAGTCAGCATCGGGGGCAACGACAAAGGTGGAGACAGCATGGGTGGCAGGAGGCACCGCAGCGGGTGCTTTGAGCGTGGCAGTGATCAAGTCTCCTGCCCCTGAAGAGCAGAGCACCGCCACGGCGGCCACAGCCAGCGACGGTCCAGGAGGAAGCAAAACCAatatagccactgggggcactgCCGGAACATCCCTGAGGAGCAGGAAAACGGCCCTGGCAGGTGCTGCGGACAATTCACAGTATGCTTCCAGCACGtccaccagcctctccccagaggcCGGCAGGACTGCGGTCGGAGCAGAACCTACCAGTGAGACTGTCAGAGGAAGAGCCAACAAGGAGGACGAGGGGTCCCTCATCTCAACCTTGCCACAGGAAGGCCAAGTGAGTGAACAGGATGGCAGCTCACAGAGGGTGTCCCAGGCccgcaagggaagaagggagagcagggagcagtgggaagaggagagagctcttAGGAGCCCCTCGCTCTGCGGTTCAGTGGAAAGCCACCACAAGGCAGCGGGGAACAAGGTAATCCAAAAAGCAGCTGGCCGGTGCTCAGGCGGCCGTAGAGCCACTAGAGACGACCAGAAGGAGAAAGGCCACGGCAGCCCGGGGGGCAGCGAGCAGGGCACTGGTCACAAAGGCGTCAGCCGTGCTCCCATCACCAACGAGCCCAGGACCTCGCACAAACCGGGCAGGAGCTTATCTACAGCGAGTTCAGGTTCCGCCACCAAGAGATTCAGCAGGATCAGCTCCTTCTTCAGGAATATCAGAGCCAGTCTTACTAGAAAGACAGCGGGCTCATCACGCGATAAAGGTGTGAACATCCTGGCGAAGGCAGTGGAAGGGACCCGAATGGAGGCCATCATAGAGACAGCAGAGagtggccaggggctggaaaTCACTGGTGGTGTGACATCTGAGGCCATGGAGCCAGTGACCATTGAAGCCCATCAATAG
- the LOC102997813 gene encoding Golgi-associated RAB2 interactor protein 4-like, translating to MTGDSLLPYHTAQSSTGVGLFNTTVGKLQQQLHKGEYDIFRYAPIFESDFIQITKRGDVIDVHNCVCMVTVGIASSSPVLPLPDIMLLARWATGCEEHAERSQATKGKSHKAAKTLELTRLLPLKFVRISAHNREKQQLRVKFATGRSCYLQLCPPLDAQEDLFAYWEKLIYLLRPPVDSHSSTYAIPAGDMIGMPVFEEEDGRSPAGEDFQGEWDQDQVSIRSLHMRSEVAGATSAAFAGGEGIQLDSHKPATVPDVATAKAKPTVLDKESASGATTKVETAWVAGGTAAGALSVAVIKSPAPEEQSTATAATASDGPGGSKTNIATGGTAGTSLRSRKTALAGAAGNSQYASSTSTSLSPEAGRTAVGAEPTSETVRGRANKEDEGSLISTLPQEGQVSEQDGSSQRVSQARKGRRESREQWEEERALRSPSLCGSVESHHKAAGNKVIQKAAGRCSGGRRATRDDQKEKGHGSPGGSEQGTGHKGVSRAPITNEPRTSHKPGRSLSTASSASATKRFSRISSFFRNIRASLTRKTAGSSRDKGVNILAKAVEGTRMEAIIETAESGQGLEITGGVTSEAMEPVTIEAHQ from the coding sequence ATGACTGGGGACTCTCTGCTCCCGTATCACACGGCCCAGAGCAGCACCGGGGTGGGCCTGTTCAACACCACCGTGGGGAAGCTGCAGCAGCAACTGCACAAGGGCGAATACGACATATTCAGGTACGCACCGATATTCGAGAGCGACTTTATCCAGATCACGAAGAGGGGAGACGTGATCGACGTGCACAACTGTGTCTGCATGGTGACCGTGGGCATCGCATCCAGCAGCCCCGTCCTCCCACTCCCAGACATCATGCTGCTGGCCCGATGGGCCACCGGCTGTGAAGAGCACGCTGAGCGCAGCCAGGCCACCAAGGGGAAGAGCCACAAGGCTGCAAAGACCTTAGAGCTCACCAGGCTCCTTCCCTTGAAGTTCGTGAGGATCTCCGCTCACAATCGTGAGAAACAACAGCTGCGCGTGAAGTTTGCCACTGGCCGCTCCTGCTACCTGCAGCTGTGTCCCCCTCTGGACGCGCAGGAAGACCTCTTTGCCTACTGGGAAAAGCTGATTTACCTCCTGCGACCACCAGTGGACAGTCACAGCAGCACCTATGCCATTCCAGCCGGGGACATGATCGGCATGCCTGTGTTCGAGGAGGAGGACGGGCggagcccggcaggggaggatttCCAAGGAGAGTGGGATCAGGACCAGGTCAGCATCAGGAGCCTCCACATGCGCTCTGAGGTGGCCGGGGCCACGTCTGCAGCgtttgctgggggggaggggatccaACTGGACTCCCACAAGCCCGCTACCGTGCCCGATGTGGCCACTGCAAAAGCAAAGCCTACGGTGCTTGACAAAGAGTCAGCATCGGGGGCAACGACAAAGGTGGAGACAGCATGGGTGGCAGGAGGCACCGCAGCGGGTGCTTTGAGCGTGGCAGTGATCAAGTCTCCTGCCCCTGAAGAGCAGAGCACCGCCACGGCGGCCACAGCCAGCGACGGTCCAGGAGGAAGCAAAACCAatatagccactgggggcactgCCGGAACATCCCTGAGGAGCAGGAAAACGGCCCTGGCAGGTGCTGCGGGCAATTCACAGTATGCTTCCAGCACGtccaccagcctctccccagaggcCGGCAGGACTGCGGTCGGAGCAGAACCTACCAGTGAGACTGTCAGAGGAAGAGCCAACAAGGAGGACGAGGGGTCCCTCATCTCAACCTTGCCACAGGAAGGCCAAGTGAGTGAACAGGATGGCAGCTCACAGAGGGTGTCCCAGGCccgcaagggaagaagggagagcagggagcagtgggaagaggagagagctcttAGGAGCCCCTCGCTCTGCGGTTCAGTGGAAAGCCACCACAAGGCAGCGGGGAACAAGGTAATCCAAAAAGCAGCTGGCCGGTGCTCAGGCGGCCGTAGAGCCACTAGAGACGACCAGAAGGAGAAAGGCCACGGCAGCCCGGGGGGCAGCGAGCAGGGCACTGGTCACAAAGGCGTCAGCCGTGCTCCCATCACCAACGAGCCCAGGACCTCGCACAAACCGGGCAGGAGCTTATCTACAGCGAGTTCAGCTTCCGCCACCAAGAGATTCAGCAGGATCAGCTCCTTCTTCAGGAATATCAGAGCCAGTCTTACTAGAAAGACAGCGGGCTCATCACGCGATAAAGGTGTGAACATCCTGGCGAAGGCAGTGGAAGGGACCCGAATGGAGGCCATCATAGAGACAGCAGAGagtggccaggggctggaaaTCACTGGTGGTGTGACATCTGAGGCCATGGAGCCAGTGACCATTGAAGCCCATCAATAG
- the LOC130704641 gene encoding Golgi-associated RAB2 interactor protein 4-like produces the protein MTGDSLLPYHTAQSSTGVGLFYTTVGKLQQQLHKGEYDIFRYAPIFESDFIQITKRGDVIDVHNCVCMVTVGIASSSPVLPLPDIMLLARWATGCEEHAERSQATKGKSHKAAKTLELTRLLPLKFVRISAHNREKQQLRVKFATGRSCYLQLCPPLDAQEDLFAYWEKLIYLLRPPVDSHSSTYAIPAGDMIGMPVFEEEDGRSPAGEDFQGEWDQDQVSIRSLHMRSEVAGATSAAFAGGEGIQLDSHKPATVPDVATAKAKPTVLDKESASGATTKVETAWVAGGTAAGALSVAVIKSPAPEEQSTATAATASDGPGGSKTNIATGGTAGTSLRSRKTALAGAAGNSQYASSTSTSLSPEAGRTVVGAEPTSETVRGRANKEDEGSLISTLPQEGQAAGNKVIQKAAGRCSGGRRATRDDQKEKGHGSPGGSEQGTGHKGVSRAPITNEPRTSHKPGRSLSTASSASATKRFSRISSFFRNIRASLTRKTAGSSRDKGVNILAKAVEGTRMEAIIETAESGQGLEITGGVTSEAMEPVTIEAHQ, from the exons ATGACTGGGGACTCTCTGCTCCCGTATCACACGGCCCAGAGCAGCACCGGGGTGGGCCTGTTCTACACCACCGTGGGGAAGCTGCAGCAGCAACTGCACAAGGGCGAATACGACATATTCAGGTACGCACCGATATTCGAGAGCGACTTTATCCAGATCACGAAGAGGGGAGACGTGATCGACGTGCACAACTGTGTCTGCATGGTGACCGTGGGCATCGCATCCAGCAGCCCCGTCCTCCCACTCCCAGACATCATGCTGCTGGCCCGATGGGCCACCGGCTGTGAAGAGCACGCTGAGCGCAGCCAGGCCACCAAGGGGAAGAGCCACAAGGCTGCAAAGACCTTAGAGCTCACCAGGCTCCTTCCCTTGAAGTTCGTGAGGATCTCCGCTCACAATCGTGAGAAACAACAGCTGCGCGTGAAGTTTGCCACTGGCCGCTCCTGCTACCTGCAGCTGTGTCCCCCTCTGGACGCGCAGGAAGACCTCTTTGCCTACTGGGAAAAGCTGATTTACCTCCTGCGACCACCAGTGGACAGTCACAGCAGCACCTATGCCATTCCAGCCGGGGACATGATCGGCATGCCTGTGTTCGAGGAGGAGGACGGGCggagcccggcaggggaggatttCCAAGGAGAGTGGGATCAGGACCAGGTCAGCATCAGGAGCCTCCACATGCGCTCTGAGGTGGCCGGGGCCACGTCTGCAGCgtttgctgggggggaggggatccaACTGGACTCCCACAAGCCCGCTACCGTGCCCGATGTGGCCACTGCAAAAGCAAAGCCTACGGTGCTTGACAAAGAGTCAGCATCGGGGGCAACGACAAAGGTGGAGACAGCATGGGTGGCAGGAGGCACCGCAGCGGGTGCTTTGAGCGTGGCAGTGATCAAGTCTCCTGCCCCTGAAGAGCAGAGCACCGCCACGGCGGCCACAGCCAGCGACGGTCCAGGAGGAAGCAAAACCAatatagccactgggggcactgCCGGAACATCCCTGAGGAGCAGGAAAACGGCCCTGGCAGGTGCTGCGGGCAATTCACAGTATGCTTCCAGCACGtccaccagcctctccccagaggcCGGCAGGACTGTGGTCGGAGCAGAACCTACCAGTGAGACTGTCAGAGGAAGAGCCAACAAGGAGGACGAGGGGTCCCTCATCTCAACCTTGCCACAGGAAGGCCAA GCAGCGGGGAACAAGGTAATCCAAAAAGCAGCTGGCCGGTGCTCAGGCGGCCGTAGAGCCACTAGAGACGACCAGAAGGAGAAAGGCCACGGCAGCCCGGGGGGCAGCGAGCAGGGCACTGGTCACAAAGGCGTCAGCCGTGCTCCCATCACCAACGAGCCCAGGACCTCGCACAAACCGGGCAGGAGCTTATCTACAGCGAGTTCAGCTTCCGCCACCAAGAGATTCAGCAGGATCAGCTCCTTCTTCAGGAATATCAGAGCCAGTCTTACTAGAAAGACAGCGGGCTCATCACGCGATAAAGGTGTGAACATCCTGGCGAAGGCAGTGGAAGGGACCCGAATGGAGGCCATCATAGAGACAGCAGAGagtggccaggggctggaaaTCACTGGTGGTGTGACATCTGAGGCCATGGAGCCAGTGACCATTGAAGCCCATCAATAG
- the LOC130704650 gene encoding Golgi-associated RAB2 interactor protein 4-like — translation MTGDSLLPYHTAQSSTGVGLFYTTVGKLQQQLHKGEYDIFRYAPIFESDFIQITKRGDVIDVHNCVCMVTVGIASSSPVLPLPDIMLLARWATGCEEHAERSQATKGKSHKAAKTLELTRLLPLKFVRISAHNREKQQLRVKFATGRSCYLQLCPPLDAQEDLFAYWEKLIYLLRPPVDSHSSTYAIPAGDMIGMPVFEEEDGRSPAGEDFQGEWDQDQVSIRSLHMRSEVAGATSAAFAGGEGIQLDSHKPATVPDVATAKAKPTVLDKESASGATTKVETAWVAGGTAAGALSVAVIKSPAPEEQSTATAATASDGPGGSKTNIATGGTAGTSLRSRKTALAGAAGNSQYASSTSTSLSPEAGRTAVGAEPTSETVRGRANKEDEGSLISTLPQEGQAAGNKVIQKAAGRCSGGRRATRDDQKEKGHGSPGGSEQGTGHKGVSRAPITNEPRTSHKPGRSLSTASSASATKRFSRISSFFRNIRASLTRKTAGSSRDKGVNILAKAVEGTRMEAIIETAESGQGLEITGGVTSEAMEPVTIEAHQ, via the exons ATGACTGGGGACTCTCTGCTCCCGTATCACACGGCCCAGAGCAGCACCGGGGTGGGCCTGTTCTACACCACCGTGGGGAAGCTGCAGCAGCAACTGCACAAGGGCGAATACGACATATTCAGGTACGCACCGATATTCGAGAGCGACTTTATCCAGATCACGAAGAGGGGAGACGTGATCGACGTGCACAACTGTGTCTGCATGGTGACCGTGGGCATCGCATCCAGCAGCCCCGTCCTCCCACTCCCAGACATCATGCTGCTGGCCCGATGGGCCACCGGCTGTGAAGAGCACGCTGAGCGCAGCCAGGCCACCAAGGGGAAGAGCCACAAGGCTGCAAAGACCTTAGAGCTCACCAGGCTCCTTCCCTTGAAGTTCGTGAGGATCTCCGCTCACAATCGTGAGAAACAACAGCTGCGCGTGAAGTTTGCCACTGGCCGCTCCTGCTACCTGCAGCTGTGTCCCCCTCTGGACGCGCAGGAAGACCTCTTTGCCTACTGGGAAAAGCTGATTTACCTCCTGCGACCACCAGTGGACAGTCACAGCAGCACCTATGCCATTCCAGCCGGGGACATGATCGGCATGCCTGTGTTCGAGGAGGAGGACGGGCggagcccggcaggggaggatttCCAAGGAGAGTGGGATCAGGACCAGGTCAGCATCAGGAGCCTCCACATGCGCTCTGAGGTGGCCGGGGCCACGTCTGCAGCgtttgctgggggggaggggatccaACTGGACTCCCACAAGCCCGCTACCGTGCCCGATGTGGCCACTGCAAAAGCAAAGCCTACGGTGCTTGACAAAGAGTCAGCATCGGGGGCAACGACAAAGGTGGAGACAGCATGGGTGGCAGGAGGCACCGCAGCGGGTGCTTTGAGCGTGGCAGTGATCAAGTCTCCTGCCCCTGAAGAGCAGAGCACCGCCACGGCGGCCACAGCCAGCGACGGTCCAGGAGGAAGCAAAACCAatatagccactgggggcactgCCGGAACATCCCTGAGGAGCAGGAAAACGGCCCTGGCAGGTGCTGCGGGCAATTCACAGTATGCTTCCAGCACGtccaccagcctctccccagaggcCGGCAGGACTGCGGTCGGAGCAGAACCTACCAGTGAGACTGTCAGAGGAAGAGCCAACAAGGAGGACGAGGGGTCCCTCATCTCAACCTTGCCACAGGAAGGCCAA GCAGCGGGGAACAAGGTAATCCAAAAAGCAGCTGGCCGGTGCTCAGGCGGCCGTAGAGCCACTAGAGACGACCAGAAGGAGAAAGGCCACGGCAGCCCGGGGGGCAGCGAGCAGGGCACTGGTCACAAAGGCGTCAGCCGTGCTCCCATCACCAACGAGCCCAGGACCTCGCACAAACCGGGCAGGAGCTTATCTACAGCGAGTTCAGCTTCCGCCACCAAGAGATTCAGCAGGATCAGCTCCTTCTTCAGGAATATCAGAGCCAGTCTTACTAGAAAGACAGCGGGCTCATCACGCGATAAAGGTGTGAACATCCTGGCGAAGGCAGTGGAAGGGACCCGAATGGAGGCCATCATAGAGACAGCAGAGagtggccaggggctggaaaTCACTGGTGGTGTGACATCTGAGGCCATGGAGCCAGTGACCATTGAAGCCCATCAATAG
- the LOC130705878 gene encoding Golgi-associated RAB2 interactor protein 4-like: MTGDSLLPYHTAQSSTGVGLFNTTVGKLQQQLHKGEYDIFRYAPIFESDFIQITKRGDVIDVHNCVCMVTVGIASSSPVLPLPDIMLLARWATGCEEHAERSQATKGKSHKAAKTLELTRLLPLKFVRISAHNREKQQLRVKFATGRSCYLQLCPPLDAQEDLFAYWEKLIYLLRPPVDSHSSTYAIPAGDMIGMPVFEEEDGRSPAGEDFQGEWDQDQVSIRSLHMRSEVAGATSAAFAGGEGIQLDSHKPATVPDVATAKAKPTVLDKESASGATTKVETAWVAGGTAAGALSVAVIKSPAPEEQSTATAATASDGPGGSKTNIATGGTAGTALRSRKTALAGAADNSQYASSTSTSLSPEAGRTAVGAEPTSETVRGRANKEDEGSLISTLPQEGQVSEQDGSSQRVSQARKGRRESREQWEEERALRSPSLCGSVESHHKAAGNKVIQKAAGRCSGGRRATRDDQKEKGHGSPGGSEQGTGHKGVSRAPITNEPRTSHKPGRSLSTASSASATKRFSRISSFFRNIRASLTRKTAGSSRDKGVNILAKAVEGTRMEAIIETAESGQGLEITGGVTSEAMEPVTIEAHQ, encoded by the coding sequence ATGACTGGGGACTCTCTGCTCCCGTATCACACGGCCCAGAGCAGCACCGGGGTGGGCCTGTTCAACACCACCGTGGGGAAGCTGCAGCAGCAACTGCACAAGGGCGAATACGACATATTCAGGTACGCACCGATATTCGAGAGCGACTTTATCCAGATCACGAAGAGGGGAGACGTGATCGACGTGCACAACTGTGTCTGCATGGTGACCGTGGGCATCGCATCCAGCAGCCCCGTCCTCCCACTCCCAGACATCATGCTGCTGGCCCGATGGGCCACCGGCTGTGAAGAGCACGCTGAGCGCAGCCAGGCCACCAAGGGGAAGAGCCACAAGGCTGCAAAGACCTTAGAGCTCACCAGGCTCCTTCCCTTGAAGTTCGTGAGGATCTCCGCTCACAATCGTGAGAAACAACAGCTGCGCGTGAAGTTTGCCACTGGCCGCTCCTGCTACCTGCAGCTGTGTCCCCCTCTGGACGCGCAGGAAGACCTCTTTGCCTACTGGGAAAAGCTGATTTACCTCCTGCGACCACCAGTGGACAGTCACAGCAGCACCTATGCCATTCCAGCCGGGGACATGATCGGCATGCCTGTGTTCGAGGAGGAGGACGGGCggagcccggcaggggaggatttCCAAGGAGAGTGGGATCAGGACCAGGTCAGCATCAGGAGCCTCCACATGCGCTCTGAGGTGGCCGGGGCCACGTCTGCAGCgtttgctgggggggaggggatccaACTGGACTCCCACAAGCCCGCTACCGTGCCCGATGTGGCCACTGCAAAAGCAAAGCCTACGGTGCTTGACAAAGAGTCAGCATCGGGGGCAACGACAAAGGTGGAGACAGCATGGGTGGCAGGAGGCACCGCAGCGGGTGCTTTGAGCGTGGCAGTGATCAAGTCTCCTGCCCCTGAAGAGCAGAGCACCGCCACGGCGGCCACAGCCAGCGACGGTCCAGGAGGAAGCAAAACCAatatagccactgggggcactgCCGGAACAGCCCTGAGGAGCAGGAAAACGGCCCTGGCAGGTGCTGCGGACAATTCACAGTATGCTTCCAGCACGtccaccagcctctccccagaggcCGGCAGGACTGCGGTCGGAGCAGAACCTACCAGTGAGACTGTCAGAGGAAGAGCCAACAAGGAGGACGAGGGGTCCCTCATCTCAACCTTGCCACAGGAAGGCCAAGTGAGTGAACAGGATGGCAGCTCACAGAGGGTGTCCCAGGCccgcaagggaagaagggagagcagggagcagtgggaagaggagagagctcttAGGAGCCCCTCGCTCTGCGGTTCAGTGGAAAGCCACCACAAGGCAGCGGGGAACAAGGTAATCCAAAAAGCAGCTGGCCGGTGCTCAGGCGGCCGTAGAGCCACTAGAGACGACCAGAAGGAGAAAGGCCACGGCAGCCCGGGGGGCAGCGAGCAGGGCACTGGTCACAAAGGCGTCAGCCGTGCTCCCATCACCAACGAGCCCAGGACCTCGCACAAACCGGGCAGGAGCTTATCTACAGCGAGTTCAGCTTCCGCCACCAAGAGATTCAGCAGGATCAGCTCCTTCTTCAGGAATATCAGAGCCAGTCTTACTAGAAAGACAGCGGGCTCATCACGCGATAAAGGTGTGAACATCCTGGCGAAGGCAGTGGAAGGGACCCGAATGGAGGCCATCATAGAGACAGCAGAGagtggccaggggctggaaaTCACTGGTGGTGTGACATCTGAGGCCATGGAGCCAGTGACCATTGAAGCCCATCAATAG